One window of the Bradysia coprophila strain Holo2 chromosome X unlocalized genomic scaffold, BU_Bcop_v1 contig_26, whole genome shotgun sequence genome contains the following:
- the LOC119069046 gene encoding steroid receptor RNA activator 1-like — MAEHRPPYDPGWNDPPTFNYSTAPPPTKTKLNLNKRVAFPMQSSSNSAELPKVEKSTAGLPMPFAKVKSSANESNTVPPISNNVPLAPPPSVTNAFKSSEGCESSEKVSVVSETNESGSSQELVMSTLKEINKSLEATDSTKVEEIEKRLSILEVMWTDGKIDDKLKSLLAKTAKALQDNQFSAAIDLQRSIIVDHGANVCAQWGPALRQLILLKESKIAPKSDSVPDASAVDEPKFMNPLDEENSGSSKTVGRVKHL; from the exons ATGGCAGAACATAGAC CCCCATACGACCCAGGCTGGAATGATCCACCAACATTTAACTACTCGACTGCTCCACCACCAACGAAAACCAAATTGAACCTGAACAAACGAGTAGCCTTTCCAATGCAATCATCATCTAACTCTGCCGAGTTaccaaaagttgaaaaaagtaCAGCCGGTCTTCCAATGCCGTTCGCAAAAGTCAAATCAAGTGCCAATGAATCAAACACGGTACCACCAATAAGTAACAATGTTCCACTGGCTCCACCTCCCTCCGTGACAAACGCATTCAAATCATCAGAAGGTTGTGAAAGTAGTGAAAAGGTGTCGGTTGTATCCGAAACGAATGAGTCTGGAAGTTCACAGGAGCTGGTGATGAGTACGCTTAAAGAAATAAACAAATCCCTAGAGGCAACGGACAGCACCAAGGTTGAAGAAATCGAGAAACGTCTCAGCATTTTGGAAGTGATGTGGACTGATGGAAAGATCGACGATAAATTGAAGAGTTTGTTGGCGAAGACAGCCAAAG CACTACAAGACAATCAATTTTCTGCAGCAATTGATCTGCAACGATCAATTATTGTGGATCATGGCGCAAATGTTTGTGCACAATGGGGACCCGCCTTGAGACAGTTAATTTTACTGAAGGAAAGTAAAATAGCTCCAAAATCGGATAGTGTTCCAGATGCGTCTGCTGTCGATGAACCGAAATTTATGAATCCGCTTGATGAGGAAAACAGTGGCAGTTCGAAAACTGTTGGTAGAGTGAAACATCTCTGA
- the LOC119069343 gene encoding leucine-rich melanocyte differentiation-associated protein-like — translation MNRVAWSNVLFDEADEKLIFVDQELTTLPDAVVNLYHSRVRKMDLSFNQLTSLDGVEFFSRLDELILDNNQLGDNIRIPKTKSITTLSLNNNKITNLNILLIKLSTFLPNIAYLSLLGNPACPNEFFATKSDYQNYRYFVVSALPNLKFLDSSKVSSFERQNADELSTIEENPFLKFFDPKNIFKNFTKSRNVLYSPLPDSFRAAGEHRGVYKKCRCEYVGDQSEGNRFISNKDL, via the exons ATGAATCGGGTCGCTTGGAGTAATGTTTTATTCGATGAAGCGGACGAAAAG TTGATTTTTGTGGATCAAGAATTAACGACACTACCAGATGCAGTTGTTAATTTATATCACAGTCGTGTTCGTAAAATGGACCTGAGCTTCAATCAATTAACTTCATTGGACGGAGTcgaatttttttcccgattggATGAGTTAATTCTTGATAATAATCAACTCGGTGATAACATTCGAATACCGAAAACAAAGTCGATAACAACGCTATCGTTAAACAATAATAAG AtcacaaatttgaatattcttTTGATCAAATTATCAACATTTTTGCCGAACATTGCGTATTTAAGTCTGTTGGGGAATCCTGCTTGTCCTAACGAATTTTTTGCTACCAAAAGTGACTATCAAAATTACAG atACTTCGTCGTTAGTGCTCTGCCGAATCTAAAGTTCTTAGATTCGTCGAAAGTGTCGTCTTTCGAACGCCAAAATGCCGATGAATTGTCAACAATCGAAGAAAATCCATTCCTCAAATTTTTCGatccgaaaaatattttcaaaaattttacaaaatcgaGAAATGTTCTCTACAGTCCGTTACCGGACAGTTTTCGAGCGGCTGGTGAACATAGAG GAGTttataaaaaatgtcgctGCGAATATGTTGGCGATCAATCTGAGGGAAATCGATTTATATCGAACAAAGATTTATAA
- the LOC119069342 gene encoding aldehyde dehydrogenase, cytosolic 1-like, which translates to MSLSSGVQMLVRSRMANPQQAVQYTKLFINNEFVDSVSGKTFPTINPSNGEVIAHISEGDKPDVDKAVVAAKNAFKRGSPWRSMDASARGKLINKLADLIERDTNILANFETIDNGKPFTDALLDIEYSTACLRYYAGYADKIHGKTIPADYGFMSMTRREPIGVVGQIIPWNYPLLMLAWKWGPALTTGCTLILKPAEQTPLSALHTAALSKEAGFPDGVINVIPGYGPTAGHAISSHPDIRKVAFTGSLEVGQIIMETAAKTNLKKVSLELGGKSPLVIFDDADLDEAAEIAYNAIFSNHGQNCCAGSRTFVQENIYDEFVRRATDKAKARKVGDPFENGVQQGPQVDDEMFNKVLGYIESGQQDGAKLETGGKRVGTKGYFIEPTVFSNVGDNMKIAREEIFGPVQSILKFKTMNEVIERANSTNYGLASGVVTKNIDNALTFARAVEAGSVWINCYDAVVPQAPFGGYKQSGHGRELGEAGLEEYLETKTITIKLPTSH; encoded by the exons ATGTCATTGTCAAGTGGAGTGCAAATGTTAGTACGTAGTAGAATGGCCAATCCACAACAAGCAGTGCAGTACACTAAA CTGTTCATAAATAACGAATTCGTGGACTCTGTTTCCGGAAAAACTTTCCCAACAATCAACCCATCCAATGGTGAAGTTATTGCACACATATCCGAGGGTGATAAG CCAGATGTCGATAAGGCAGTAGTTGCTgctaaaaatgcatttaagAGAGGTTCCCCATGGCGATCCATGGATGCGTCGGCTAGAGGAAAGCTAATCAACAA ACTAGCTGACCTCATCGAACGTGACACCAACATTCTAGCTAATTTCGAAACTATTGATAATGGCAAGCCATTCACCGACGCTCTACTCGATATTGAATACTCAACTGCCTGTCTTCGCTACTATGCCGGCTACGCTGATAAGATCCATGGTAAAACGATTCCAGCTGATTATGGCTTTATGTCAATGACTAGACGCGAACCGATCGGAGTCGTTGGACAGATAATCCCTTGGAATTATCCTCTGTTGATGTTGGCTTGGAAATGGGGCCCAGCTCTAACGACCGGATGTACGTTGATATTGAAACCTGCCGAACAAACGCCATTATCAGCTTTACATACGGCTGCTCTATCCAAGGAAGCCGGTTTTCCCGATGGTGTTATTAATGTGATTCCTGGGTATGGACCGACAGCCGGTCATGCGATCAGTTCCCATCCGGATATTCGAAAGGTTGCATTCACCGGATCGCTAGAGGTTGGCCAGATCATTATGGAAACAGCAGcaaaaaccaatttgaaaaaGGTGTCATTGGAACTAGGAGGAAAAAGTCCACTGGTTATATTCGACGACGCTGATT TGGACGAAGCTGCTGAAATTGCTTACAATGCCATATTTTCCAATCATGGTCAAAACTGTTGTGCAGGCAGTCGCACATTCGttcaagaaaacatttatgaTGAATTCGTACGCCGTGCTACCGACAAGGCTAAGGCTCGTAAGGTTGGTGATCCATTCGAAAACGGTGTACAACAGGGACCTCAAGTTGACGATGAAATGTTCAACAAAGTCTTAGGCTACATTGAAAGTGGCCAGCAGGATGGAGCGAAACTAGAAACTGGCGGTAAAAGAGTTGGTACAAAAGGCTATTTCATAGAGCCTACAGTCTTCTCAAATGTCGGCGACAACATGAAAATTGCTCGCGAAGAG atatttgGACCGGTGCAATCGATTCTAAAGTTTAAGACTATGAATGAAGTCATTGAACGAGCGAACAGCACGAATTACGGACTAGCATCAGGAGTTGTCacgaaaaatatcgataatgcGTTGACATTCGCACGGGCTGTAGAGGCCGGTTCGGTATGGATTAACTGTTACGATGCAGTTGTGCCGCAAGCACCATTTGGTGGATATAAACAATCTGGACATGGAAGGGAACT cgGCGAGGCTGGATTGGAAGAGTATTTGGAAACCAAAACGATTACCATCAAATTGCCTACCAGTCATTGA